One genomic segment of Brevibacillus laterosporus LMG 15441 includes these proteins:
- a CDS encoding YutD family protein, translating into MFEVLEEEEVLLIRLQAGVYELLEENRDGWNLEVCKERYSDVLDKYDYIVGDWGYGQLRLRGFFENTNRKVPFEQKIAALDEYLQEYCNFGCAYFVLKRTKRLNESELEDETDQTLIDLESLDKESSSQATQTPTRPRNYERPFKRRSDKNDKPSRFPRQDRERPNKEGKDGKDRGNSKANRTEQISKEKRANNQAPKGPRVKPAAPPTKKVIQTEK; encoded by the coding sequence ATGTTTGAGGTTTTAGAAGAGGAGGAAGTACTCTTGATTCGCTTGCAAGCAGGTGTGTATGAATTATTGGAAGAAAATCGTGATGGCTGGAATCTGGAGGTCTGCAAAGAACGCTACAGCGATGTATTGGATAAATACGATTACATCGTAGGTGACTGGGGCTATGGCCAGCTTCGTTTACGCGGATTCTTTGAAAATACAAATCGTAAAGTGCCTTTTGAGCAAAAAATTGCTGCCTTAGATGAGTATCTTCAGGAATATTGCAATTTCGGCTGTGCTTATTTTGTTCTAAAGCGCACCAAACGTTTAAATGAATCTGAGCTAGAAGACGAAACAGACCAAACCCTGATTGATCTGGAAAGCCTAGATAAAGAATCATCTTCTCAAGCGACCCAAACTCCTACCCGACCTCGAAATTATGAACGTCCCTTTAAACGTCGATCGGACAAGAATGATAAGCCGTCTCGTTTTCCTCGACAAGATCGGGAGCGTCCGAATAAAGAGGGGAAAGATGGGAAGGATCGAGGGAATTCGAAAGCCAATCGAACCGAACAAATAAGCAAAGAGAAGCGTGCTAACAATCAAGCTCCAAAAGGACCACGGGTCAAACCAGCGGCTCCACCTACTAAAAAAGTCATTCAAACGGAAAAATAA
- the glpX gene encoding class II fructose-bisphosphatase: protein MERELALEVVRVTEAAALSSARWMGRGKKNEADDAATSAMRAVFDTISIRGTVVIGEGELDEAPMLYIGEKLGNQSEDSPEVDVAVDPLEGTTILAKGHNNAMAVLAIGDRGTMLHAPDMYMQKLVVGPAAAGLINLDDPIEKMIETVAKANQKRIEDVTVIVQERERHQDIINAILEAGARVKLFGDGDVGAAIAASMPEESGIDLFVGIGGAPEGVISAAAIKCLGGDMQARLKPQNDEERERCRQMGLDDPEQLLTINDLVSGDDAIFAATGVSDGELLQGVKFLSNNIAKTHSLVMRAKTRTIRFVEARHSLDHKPNLVWK from the coding sequence ATGGAAAGAGAATTAGCGTTAGAGGTTGTTCGTGTTACAGAGGCAGCAGCGCTCTCTTCTGCACGCTGGATGGGGCGTGGCAAAAAAAATGAAGCTGACGACGCTGCGACATCAGCAATGCGCGCCGTATTTGACACAATTTCCATTCGCGGTACGGTTGTCATCGGTGAAGGAGAGCTTGATGAAGCACCGATGCTGTATATTGGAGAAAAACTAGGTAATCAATCAGAGGATTCTCCAGAGGTTGACGTTGCCGTAGATCCTTTGGAAGGAACAACGATTCTTGCGAAGGGCCACAATAACGCCATGGCAGTTCTTGCAATTGGAGATCGTGGCACTATGCTGCATGCACCAGATATGTACATGCAAAAATTAGTAGTAGGACCTGCCGCAGCCGGCTTAATCAATCTAGATGATCCAATCGAAAAAATGATAGAAACAGTTGCAAAAGCAAATCAAAAACGCATAGAAGACGTCACTGTGATTGTTCAGGAACGGGAGCGCCATCAGGATATCATTAACGCGATTCTAGAAGCTGGGGCTCGTGTCAAGCTATTTGGAGATGGTGACGTAGGTGCTGCTATTGCTGCTTCTATGCCAGAAGAATCGGGAATTGATTTGTTTGTAGGCATTGGCGGTGCTCCTGAGGGCGTCATTAGTGCTGCTGCTATCAAATGCTTAGGCGGAGATATGCAGGCACGATTAAAGCCACAAAACGATGAAGAACGCGAACGCTGCCGCCAAATGGGACTCGATGACCCTGAGCAGCTCTTGACAATTAATGATTTGGTTTCCGGTGATGATGCCATTTTTGCCGCAACTGGAGTTTCAGACGGTGAACTATTGCAAGGGGTTAAGTTTCTAAGCAATAATATAGCTAAGACTCATTCCCTAGTCATGAGAGCAAAAACGAGAACGATTCGTTTCGTAGAGGCTAGACACAGTCTAGATCATAAACCAAACTTAGTATGGAAGTAG
- the larC gene encoding nickel insertion protein, with protein MTKQYVFIGGEGAFQLTTLLPLWQQLYREEGLFFSQVVDSSIDTSEWNIEEAGAWDSLLEMGMPENCQIMVSHLILPEEEMMEDSLLQLAVGQYIKKWRKKEEGGACSTSFLSWLQRMGVLSAASPPPGKIQRVWSGKGIYIAFITPEKEGVKEPQDHTVENKHASYINEPMILLQATLEDTPQEWLGYTMQSLYAAGAKDVSYFSLTMKKNRPGLMLQVMCYESQQEIMKSIMFQETTTFGIRYFPVACHRLTEQILGVKTKWGEVQVKLGFYHGDCVQIAPDFEICSRLAEDHDVPLRKIYQKAMMLAKARL; from the coding sequence ATGACCAAACAATACGTTTTTATCGGGGGAGAAGGAGCTTTTCAATTGACGACGTTATTGCCACTTTGGCAGCAGCTTTACAGAGAGGAAGGTCTGTTTTTTTCACAGGTAGTTGATTCGTCCATTGATACGAGTGAATGGAATATAGAGGAGGCAGGCGCCTGGGATTCTCTGCTTGAAATGGGAATGCCTGAGAATTGTCAGATTATGGTGAGTCATTTGATTCTTCCTGAGGAGGAGATGATGGAGGACTCTCTTCTCCAACTAGCAGTAGGTCAATATATTAAAAAATGGAGGAAAAAAGAGGAAGGGGGAGCTTGTAGCACCTCATTTCTTAGCTGGCTACAAAGGATGGGGGTACTTTCGGCAGCAAGCCCACCTCCTGGTAAAATCCAAAGGGTGTGGAGTGGCAAGGGCATATATATAGCTTTTATCACCCCTGAAAAGGAAGGTGTAAAAGAACCTCAAGACCACACTGTGGAAAATAAGCATGCTTCTTATATAAATGAGCCGATGATTCTTTTACAAGCCACTTTAGAAGATACCCCTCAAGAATGGCTGGGATATACCATGCAAAGCTTGTATGCGGCTGGGGCCAAAGATGTTTCCTATTTTTCACTCACGATGAAGAAGAATCGGCCGGGTCTCATGCTACAGGTGATGTGCTACGAAAGCCAACAGGAGATCATGAAAAGCATCATGTTTCAGGAGACGACTACCTTTGGCATTCGTTATTTTCCCGTTGCTTGTCATCGTTTAACAGAACAAATTTTGGGTGTAAAAACAAAGTGGGGAGAAGTACAAGTAAAGCTGGGATTTTATCATGGGGATTGCGTGCAGATTGCTCCTGATTTTGAAATATGCTCCAGGCTAGCGGAAGATCATGATGTTCCTTTGCGGAAAATTTATCAAAAGGCAATGATGCTGGCTAAGGCACGCTTATAA
- a CDS encoding helix-turn-helix transcriptional regulator, with the protein MSKEQTSTRDQILHMLKVKGSLSVSDIALDLGITEMAVRRHLNTLERDNLIKSSLVRQAMGRPTNVYSLSQQADELFPRNYHDLTLDFLQDLVDIDGADKVATLFRRREDRLEETYRPYIQGELEEKVAALADIQNQKGYMVEWGRDEETGDYFIKEFNCPISQVARQFNQACSCELSLFKRVLGTEVEQASCMAKGGDKCLYKIKQKAE; encoded by the coding sequence ATGTCAAAGGAACAGACTTCCACACGTGATCAAATTCTGCATATGTTAAAAGTTAAAGGTTCCCTTTCGGTTAGCGATATTGCGTTGGATTTGGGCATCACGGAGATGGCAGTACGTCGCCATTTGAACACGTTGGAGCGTGACAATCTGATCAAGTCCTCGCTGGTACGTCAAGCGATGGGTCGTCCGACTAATGTATACTCCTTATCACAGCAAGCGGATGAATTATTTCCGCGTAACTATCATGATCTTACGCTAGACTTCCTTCAAGATTTAGTTGATATAGACGGAGCGGACAAGGTAGCAACCTTGTTTCGTAGACGAGAAGATCGACTCGAAGAAACGTATCGTCCCTATATTCAAGGCGAATTGGAAGAAAAGGTAGCTGCATTAGCGGATATACAAAATCAGAAGGGCTACATGGTGGAATGGGGTAGAGACGAGGAGACAGGGGACTATTTTATTAAAGAGTTTAACTGTCCAATCTCTCAGGTAGCTCGCCAGTTTAATCAGGCATGTAGTTGTGAATTGTCATTATTTAAACGCGTATTAGGTACAGAGGTAGAACAGGCCTCCTGTATGGCCAAAGGTGGAGACAAATGCCTGTACAAAATTAAACAAAAGGCTGAATAA
- a CDS encoding metallophosphoesterase family protein — protein MIRFIHTADVHLDAPLTNLSSIYEIRQEDFRRTMRRIRDVAINNQVDFWLIAGDLLEYHGGTRATALFLRELFDSIAPIPIFISPGNHDPWQESSFYQTMEWPGHVHIFTDEWGVYEYPEKSCVLYGWGFPQAHVTTSPLDSFPGTLPDYRYHIMVIHGSVITGEHNEHSVYAPMTIGGLADTGVNYVALGHIHKPMQFLHPQTQQVFAVYPGSPEGLSMKENGERYAILGTISGNGDVTVEPISVQSRISRKLTISLKGLETIDAIVERVEQELSHVNKEELLYVTFEGERASYLQVPVEIIKSRCKEYFFIQFTDQTYPDIDEQQVKEKGGVLGKWLEKLDDLEQAATNEREKAVIQLAKREALQQIGSVFR, from the coding sequence ATGATCAGATTTATTCATACTGCGGATGTCCATCTGGACGCACCTTTGACGAACCTATCTTCCATCTATGAAATCAGACAGGAAGATTTCCGACGTACAATGCGCCGAATACGCGATGTAGCAATAAATAATCAAGTCGACTTTTGGCTGATCGCTGGTGATTTATTAGAATACCATGGAGGCACAAGAGCTACTGCTTTATTTTTACGAGAGTTATTTGATAGCATAGCGCCCATACCTATATTTATCTCGCCAGGCAATCATGATCCTTGGCAAGAAAGTTCCTTTTATCAAACAATGGAATGGCCTGGGCATGTTCATATTTTCACAGATGAATGGGGCGTTTATGAATATCCGGAAAAATCGTGTGTGTTATATGGATGGGGGTTCCCTCAAGCGCATGTTACTACATCTCCACTAGATTCCTTTCCAGGAACATTACCTGATTATCGTTATCATATCATGGTGATTCATGGTTCAGTGATTACTGGTGAGCATAACGAGCATTCTGTCTATGCACCGATGACAATTGGCGGACTTGCAGATACAGGGGTAAATTATGTGGCACTCGGACATATCCATAAGCCGATGCAATTTCTGCATCCACAGACTCAACAGGTTTTCGCAGTATATCCAGGTTCTCCTGAAGGGCTGTCAATGAAGGAAAATGGAGAGCGGTATGCCATTCTAGGAACTATTTCTGGCAATGGGGACGTAACAGTAGAGCCTATTTCTGTACAAAGCAGAATCAGTAGAAAACTGACGATTTCATTGAAAGGACTGGAGACAATTGATGCAATCGTAGAGCGAGTCGAGCAGGAGCTATCTCACGTAAATAAGGAGGAATTGCTCTATGTGACGTTTGAGGGGGAACGAGCTAGCTATTTGCAGGTTCCCGTAGAGATAATCAAATCACGTTGCAAGGAGTATTTCTTTATTCAATTTACAGATCAAACCTATCCAGACATAGATGAGCAGCAGGTGAAGGAAAAGGGCGGCGTTTTAGGAAAATGGCTAGAAAAGCTAGATGATCTGGAACAGGCCGCAACAAATGAACGAGAGAAGGCAGTAATCCAACTTGCGAAACGAGAGGCTTTACAGCAGATTGGGAGTGTATTTCGTTGA
- a CDS encoding DUF86 domain-containing protein, which yields MYDVNTAKVEQVLTYMERMLTLLSQNITYSDEELACDQIKQLAIERALHICIEGIADVGNALIDGFIMRDPGSYTDIVEILRDETVLTDEQATVLHRVMEFRKPLVTYSEISVLDMSALVREALPILTTFAPSVRTYIQKELF from the coding sequence ATGTACGATGTAAATACAGCAAAAGTCGAGCAGGTTCTTACTTATATGGAACGCATGCTAACGCTTTTATCTCAAAATATTACTTATTCTGATGAAGAACTGGCTTGTGACCAAATCAAACAATTAGCAATCGAACGCGCTTTGCATATATGTATAGAAGGAATTGCTGATGTAGGAAACGCTCTTATAGATGGATTTATCATGCGTGACCCTGGTAGCTATACCGATATCGTAGAAATCCTTCGTGACGAAACTGTTCTGACAGACGAGCAGGCTACAGTTCTACATCGTGTTATGGAATTTCGCAAACCACTTGTTACCTATTCAGAGATTTCTGTCTTGGATATGAGTGCATTAGTTAGAGAAGCTCTACCAATATTAACAACATTTGCACCCTCTGTTCGGACATACATTCAAAAGGAATTATTTTAG
- a CDS encoding YhcN/YlaJ family sporulation lipoprotein yields MQKKWIFATVASLALLTSACGTTPGGGTAKTKSYTSSAYTNRNYGTNINNYDYDGFGYRNNVGRPSFFYGSQPNYNDYLRHGGTSAYRTTPDGTATPNSMYRANTYNRSGSPYSGRTLTKGASLYSNESYGQSYRMNGVGIYNAYGRPNSTHSYPYYNAMSGTGAPSIYSTYNTSYGQNANTTGYAVVHRNQLRGYEKTSRVYIDRDALAQAVGQVVCSVPGIDNATVLVTDEEIFVGVKTSDKDDRSATVKARNSALSIAPRYYKVYLTDDPNMTKELSHVANSSAKTASTQSTTGAAHVQTVDRLVKSFGGMTDSEKTKSMMNKTPSMTR; encoded by the coding sequence ATGCAAAAGAAATGGATTTTTGCTACTGTAGCCAGCTTAGCATTACTAACATCTGCTTGTGGAACCACCCCTGGTGGCGGAACAGCTAAAACAAAATCCTATACCAGCTCTGCTTACACAAACCGTAATTATGGTACAAACATCAATAACTATGATTACGATGGGTTTGGTTACCGTAACAATGTTGGACGTCCATCTTTTTTCTATGGCAGCCAGCCTAATTACAATGATTACCTAAGACATGGTGGAACCTCTGCGTATCGAACAACCCCTGATGGTACAGCTACTCCGAATTCTATGTATAGAGCAAACACCTACAACAGGAGTGGTTCCCCCTATTCTGGACGAACTTTGACTAAAGGAGCCAGCCTATACTCCAATGAAAGCTATGGACAAAGCTATCGGATGAATGGGGTAGGAATCTACAATGCATATGGCAGACCTAACAGTACGCATTCTTATCCGTATTACAATGCAATGAGTGGGACAGGTGCACCAAGCATATATAGCACCTATAACACCTCCTATGGCCAAAATGCAAATACAACAGGATATGCTGTTGTACATCGCAATCAATTGCGCGGGTACGAAAAAACATCGCGCGTCTATATTGACCGTGATGCATTGGCACAAGCAGTAGGTCAAGTTGTTTGTAGTGTTCCTGGAATTGATAATGCTACCGTTCTAGTAACGGATGAAGAAATTTTTGTCGGTGTCAAAACATCTGATAAAGATGATCGCTCTGCTACCGTAAAGGCTCGGAACAGCGCTTTGTCCATTGCACCACGGTATTACAAGGTGTATTTGACCGATGATCCAAATATGACTAAGGAATTGTCTCATGTAGCGAATTCCTCGGCAAAAACAGCAAGTACGCAAAGCACAACGGGAGCAGCTCATGTTCAAACAGTCGATCGTCTTGTGAAAAGCTTTGGGGGCATGACCGATTCCGAAAAAACCAAAAGCATGATGAACAAGACACCAAGCATGACGCGCTAA
- the lipA gene encoding lipoyl synthase, translated as MAQRKPDWLKINLASGQDLDNFREIKQMMRGKTLHTVCEEAKCPNIHECWVNRTATFMILGDICTRACRFCAIKTGLPTELDLAEPERVAEASEQMGLKHVVVTSVARDDLADGGASIFAATIKAIRKRLPLATIEVLIPDFMGNWDALKLVMDARPDVLNHNIEAVRRLSDRVRARAKYDRTLELLRRAKAMQPTIPTKSSLMIGVGEEIEDILETMDDLRAVDVNIMTIGQYLQPTKKHIAVTKYYHPDEFRMMKEEGMKRGFSHVESGPLVRSSYHAHEQANAAKDTIAAANA; from the coding sequence ATGGCACAACGCAAACCAGATTGGCTAAAAATAAATCTCGCATCTGGACAAGATTTGGACAACTTCCGTGAAATTAAGCAGATGATGCGTGGGAAAACCCTGCATACGGTTTGCGAGGAAGCAAAATGTCCCAATATACATGAATGCTGGGTGAATCGAACCGCCACTTTTATGATTTTAGGCGATATTTGCACACGTGCTTGTCGTTTTTGTGCAATAAAAACAGGTCTTCCAACCGAGTTGGATTTGGCAGAGCCAGAACGTGTAGCAGAAGCATCTGAACAAATGGGCTTGAAGCATGTTGTTGTAACTTCTGTAGCACGTGACGATTTAGCTGATGGGGGAGCAAGTATCTTTGCAGCTACGATCAAGGCTATTCGCAAACGACTTCCTCTTGCTACGATCGAGGTTCTTATCCCTGACTTTATGGGGAACTGGGATGCATTGAAATTAGTTATGGATGCCCGCCCTGATGTATTGAATCATAATATTGAAGCAGTGCGCCGCTTATCCGATCGTGTACGTGCTCGTGCTAAATATGATCGTACGTTGGAGTTATTACGTCGTGCAAAAGCGATGCAACCAACCATTCCAACCAAATCAAGTCTGATGATTGGTGTGGGTGAAGAAATTGAGGATATTTTGGAAACCATGGATGACTTGCGCGCGGTTGACGTTAATATCATGACGATAGGACAATACCTGCAACCAACGAAAAAACACATTGCTGTAACCAAGTATTACCATCCGGACGAATTCCGTATGATGAAAGAAGAAGGAATGAAGCGTGGTTTTAGTCACGTAGAATCAGGTCCGTTGGTACGAAGCTCTTATCACGCGCACGAGCAAGCGAATGCAGCAAAGGATACCATTGCGGCTGCTAACGCGTAA
- a CDS encoding TIGR01457 family HAD-type hydrolase, translating into MKTYKGYLLDLDGTIYHGNRVIPEAVTFITYLQETNTPYLYVTNNSSTTPEKVAERLSNMGLPTTPDQVYTTSMATAKYLTEQKERPKTYFALGEEGLQTAMEEVGFSFTEENPSYVIIGIDRDITYEKLTTAMRAIRNGATFIATNADPALPTEHGLMPGNGALVAAVATASAERPTIIGKPESIIITYALEKLGTKPEETIIVGDNLHTDIQAGINSGIDTLLVLSGYSTLEDADKHDEPPTYVEHSLLTWMDKIRS; encoded by the coding sequence ATGAAAACATATAAAGGATATCTGCTTGATTTAGATGGTACCATCTATCATGGGAACCGTGTTATACCTGAAGCTGTCACTTTTATAACATATCTTCAGGAAACAAATACTCCCTATCTATATGTTACAAACAATTCATCAACCACTCCTGAAAAGGTGGCAGAACGTCTAAGCAACATGGGCTTACCTACCACGCCCGATCAGGTTTATACAACTAGCATGGCTACAGCAAAATATTTAACAGAACAAAAAGAACGGCCCAAAACGTATTTTGCTTTAGGGGAAGAGGGTCTACAGACAGCCATGGAGGAGGTAGGATTTTCATTTACAGAAGAAAATCCCTCCTATGTCATCATCGGTATTGATCGAGACATTACCTATGAAAAATTAACAACAGCTATGCGTGCCATTCGAAATGGAGCCACCTTTATTGCTACCAATGCAGATCCTGCACTACCAACAGAACACGGTCTCATGCCTGGAAATGGAGCATTAGTAGCTGCTGTAGCGACTGCATCAGCCGAGCGTCCTACTATTATTGGAAAACCAGAATCCATTATTATTACGTACGCATTAGAAAAGCTGGGAACCAAACCAGAGGAGACCATCATTGTGGGGGATAACCTACACACAGATATTCAAGCGGGCATCAATAGTGGCATTGACACCCTGCTTGTGCTCTCAGGATATTCCACGCTGGAGGATGCAGATAAACATGATGAACCACCTACGTATGTAGAACACAGTCTGCTTACTTGGATGGATAAGATACGCTCTTAG
- a CDS encoding AAA family ATPase gives MIIEDIHIKGFGKWQERTFTFAPGLNLFYAPNEAGKSTLLQALVASLYGMKKDFIKVSRYVDEYDRYYPWNHSTYETIVRYTLADQQFRLHRVLDKEREQMKLFLEPELTEALALYKEDRRREYNFIEKHLGLNRSLFTDITWIKREGLQAPEHLLPNLTQEGVIDPAVQGVLAALEQEYSAIGKKDNAENTRWGRVNRQWQLARQALQQAEEIWLVNKHLHQSLTEWLKEEEQIQKRYDMLARLLTEHRQFMEVWQHWWTYTYETTRSDHVARWLTESIHTLHIIYSEAPELIECHQSTQQQLARLELEIGQYTEDGDVIGQSPKEAGVQEESVEATNPLAEWNKQNELHKDTQLEQVNHDYQIARTMNKNLEDARQQRYQQEVLLAQLKAALQNKKSVYAVSKELTHLLQEAPQLAYYDEAVAMQAENYLRQNKVDEVELFASMSSRRAKSRKQKLEQSKQETARASSKIPLHIWISGEIALVTAIWSMWMMIEQRWDLVRIGSGITLIAGLLSFIFYFLYKNKLSRKRKEASIQTAQVSQIPESVSQWISRMNIDSAEQVRTLREKYVRLQHCKQELETFTQENEDQATLISKLHVEISELQQEIEQAQQTLQQLIEQEQIQSERLTAIFSVHQVDNWEEFTDKREALLVELHVLSANQGQLQAIERLEGELQAERLRAEQSAFIEQKEKDRQALLLNWAEKTREAMLSSKEKKELEQATSLEEAKKLKQQLTHVRERIARARGELGQQDQSSLARAKTAFEEAELALEEVQVRRDSLQLARDTLQEAMKVWHREVSPDVSQIASEVTRQITEGRYQDVRIDPTNQFSIKVIEPNLHRVLPQEKLSNGMQDQLYFAQRIAFILQISKAKEPLPIFLDDHFVHYDEQRLQSTLAYLLTLAQTHQIFLFSCQQREMLLLSEQMKNHPRHQLHNWYNKEANSNT, from the coding sequence TTGATCATTGAGGATATACATATTAAAGGGTTTGGTAAATGGCAGGAAAGAACCTTTACCTTTGCGCCGGGATTAAACCTATTTTATGCCCCAAATGAGGCTGGAAAGTCTACCTTATTACAGGCACTAGTGGCTAGCTTGTATGGGATGAAGAAGGATTTTATCAAAGTATCCCGTTATGTAGACGAATACGATCGCTATTATCCTTGGAACCATTCCACCTATGAAACCATCGTACGGTATACATTGGCAGATCAACAATTTCGCTTACATCGGGTTCTTGATAAAGAGCGTGAGCAAATGAAGTTGTTTTTAGAGCCAGAGCTGACAGAGGCTTTAGCCTTATATAAAGAGGATCGTCGGCGGGAATACAATTTTATCGAGAAGCATCTAGGTCTAAACCGCAGTTTATTTACCGATATAACTTGGATCAAGAGAGAGGGGTTACAGGCCCCAGAGCATTTATTACCAAACCTTACCCAAGAAGGTGTGATTGACCCTGCTGTTCAGGGTGTATTAGCTGCGTTGGAACAAGAGTATAGTGCGATAGGGAAAAAAGATAATGCTGAGAACACACGGTGGGGCAGAGTTAACCGACAATGGCAGCTGGCTCGTCAAGCTCTTCAACAAGCAGAAGAAATCTGGCTGGTAAACAAGCATCTCCACCAATCTTTGACGGAATGGCTAAAGGAAGAAGAACAAATCCAGAAAAGATATGACATGCTAGCTAGACTGCTTACCGAGCATCGGCAATTTATGGAGGTTTGGCAACACTGGTGGACTTACACGTATGAAACCACTCGTAGTGACCATGTTGCTCGCTGGTTAACCGAATCTATACATACACTGCACATCATATACAGTGAGGCGCCAGAGCTGATCGAATGCCACCAATCGACCCAGCAGCAGCTTGCTCGGCTTGAGTTGGAGATAGGACAGTATACGGAGGATGGTGATGTCATTGGACAATCTCCTAAAGAAGCAGGGGTTCAGGAAGAGTCAGTGGAAGCAACAAATCCTCTTGCAGAATGGAACAAACAAAATGAGTTACACAAGGATACTCAGCTAGAGCAAGTAAACCATGATTACCAAATAGCACGTACGATGAATAAGAATCTAGAGGATGCACGCCAACAACGCTATCAGCAGGAGGTCTTGCTTGCTCAACTAAAGGCCGCGCTACAAAATAAGAAAAGTGTTTATGCGGTAAGTAAGGAGCTTACTCATCTTTTACAAGAAGCACCTCAACTGGCTTATTATGATGAGGCTGTAGCTATGCAAGCAGAAAATTATCTGCGGCAAAATAAGGTGGATGAGGTAGAGCTGTTTGCCTCAATGAGTAGTCGAAGAGCCAAGAGCAGAAAGCAAAAGCTGGAACAATCGAAGCAAGAGACAGCACGAGCCTCTTCCAAAATTCCCCTGCATATTTGGATAAGTGGTGAGATCGCACTGGTAACTGCCATTTGGAGTATGTGGATGATGATTGAACAACGCTGGGATTTAGTGAGAATTGGCAGTGGAATAACCTTGATTGCAGGCTTACTCAGCTTCATTTTTTATTTTCTCTATAAGAACAAGCTAAGCAGAAAAAGAAAAGAAGCGAGCATTCAGACAGCACAAGTATCCCAGATTCCTGAATCTGTTTCGCAGTGGATTTCTCGGATGAATATTGACTCGGCAGAGCAAGTGCGGACGTTACGCGAGAAATATGTCAGATTACAGCATTGCAAGCAGGAGCTGGAGACTTTTACGCAGGAGAATGAGGACCAAGCTACTCTAATAAGTAAGCTACATGTAGAAATAAGCGAGCTACAGCAAGAAATCGAGCAAGCGCAACAAACACTACAGCAGCTAATTGAGCAGGAGCAGATTCAAAGTGAGCGGCTCACAGCTATTTTTTCTGTCCATCAGGTAGATAATTGGGAAGAATTTACCGATAAACGGGAAGCCTTATTGGTAGAGCTTCATGTGTTATCCGCTAATCAAGGACAATTACAAGCGATCGAACGATTAGAGGGAGAATTGCAGGCGGAAAGATTACGAGCAGAACAGTCAGCATTCATAGAACAAAAAGAAAAGGACCGACAAGCACTTCTGTTGAATTGGGCGGAAAAAACACGAGAGGCAATGCTTAGCTCTAAAGAGAAAAAGGAGCTTGAACAGGCTACAAGTCTAGAGGAGGCAAAGAAGCTGAAGCAGCAGCTTACCCATGTAAGGGAGCGTATTGCGAGGGCAAGGGGAGAGCTTGGACAGCAAGATCAAAGCTCTTTGGCCAGAGCCAAGACGGCTTTTGAGGAGGCTGAGCTAGCATTAGAAGAGGTGCAAGTACGACGAGATAGCTTACAGCTTGCGAGGGATACGCTTCAGGAAGCCATGAAGGTATGGCATAGAGAGGTTTCCCCAGATGTTAGTCAGATTGCTTCAGAAGTGACCCGTCAGATAACTGAGGGGCGATATCAAGATGTGCGAATTGATCCTACCAATCAATTTTCGATAAAAGTAATAGAACCTAATTTGCACAGGGTTCTTCCTCAGGAGAAGCTGTCTAATGGCATGCAGGATCAGTTATACTTTGCCCAACGAATCGCCTTCATTTTACAAATTAGTAAGGCCAAAGAACCGCTTCCCATTTTTTTAGACGATCATTTTGTCCATTACGACGAACAACGTTTACAGAGCACATTAGCATACTTACTTACATTAGCCCAGACCCATCAAATTTTTTTATTTTCTTGTCAACAGAGAGAAATGTTATTATTAAGTGAACAAATGAAAAATCATCCACGTCATCAGCTTCATAACTGGTACAATAAAGAAGCAAACAGTAACACCTAA
- a CDS encoding DUF3055 domain-containing protein, whose amino-acid sequence MSHEPFYLYDETEETTTRFVSFMGDSTRFDLAIIKTSRFYGKKLVVNIQNGRSAIIGPDDLEEEGYLEYAYQITEAEAEELKEFLVRVIG is encoded by the coding sequence ATGTCCCACGAGCCTTTCTATCTGTATGATGAAACGGAAGAAACAACTACTCGATTTGTGAGTTTTATGGGCGATTCCACACGTTTTGATCTGGCAATTATCAAAACAAGTCGTTTTTATGGCAAAAAGCTGGTTGTCAATATTCAGAACGGTCGTAGTGCGATTATCGGCCCAGATGATTTAGAAGAAGAAGGATACCTAGAGTATGCCTATCAAATCACTGAGGCAGAAGCGGAAGAATTAAAAGAGTTTTTAGTTCGAGTCATTGGGTAA